Part of the Mycoplasmopsis columboralis genome, GAAGAAGATATTGATTACAATAATTCATTAGCTATTGTTGTTGATGCTTCTTCTGGAGATAGAATCGAAAAAGCACATTTACTTTATGAAAATAGAACTACTGCTAAATTAAGAATTGACCATCACCCAAATGATAGTGATATTAAATACGATTATTTATGAGTTGATGAACACTATGTTGCTGCAGCGGAAATGATTGCGATGTTAGCTTATGAATCAAAATGAGAAGTAACTCAAAAAGCATCAGAATATGTGTATTTAGGAATTAATACTGATTCAGGAAGATTTTTATATCCAGATACCAGTGCTAGAACTCACAAGTTAGTAGCGTTTTTAATGGAAAATGGTTTCCATCCACAAAATATCTTAAGAGAACTTTCAAAACGAACATTTAAAGGAATTAAATTTGTCGGAGAAATTCTTAGTGGATTCAAAAAACAAGGAAGAGTTCTTTACTACGAAATTACTTCTGAAGTATTAGCTAAACATAACCTAACTTCTCTTGAAGCAGCAATGTATGTAAATGAATTAGCAAACATTGAGGATAATTCATGTTGAGCATTATTTGTTCAATTAGAAGATGGAAAAGTAAGAGGAAGACTTCGTTCAAATGGCCCACTTGTAAATAAAGTAGCTAAAGAATACAATGGTGGAGGTCACGATAATGCCGCTGGAATTACTGTTGACTCTTGAGAAGAAGTGCCTGGCGTATTAGAAAGATTAAATCAAGAAATTCAAACTTACGAAAGCGAAAAAAAATAATGCAAATTGGTACATTAAAAGAAGCTTTCAAAGTTATTTTAGAGCACGATTCAATTGTTATTTTTCACCACATCCGTCCTGATGGAGATTGTTTAGGTTCTCAACATGGACTTGCTGAATTAATCAAAACTAATTACCCAAACAAAAAAGTATATTGTGTTGGTGATGCAAAAGGTTCTTTTAGTTTCTTAAACATTAAAATGAATGAATATCCTAGTGATGAGATCTTAGCTAATTCTTTAGCTGTTGTGGTAGATGCCAACTATAAAGAAAGAATTGAAGCTAGAGAATTATTAGATAAAAATCTTTTTAAAGCTGTTTTAAGAATTGATCACCACCCTAATGAAGATGATTTAGGTGAAGAAACTATTAGATGAGTTGACAGTTCATATGTAGCAGCAGATGAGATGATAACTCATATTGCTAAAGATCAAAACTTAGTTGTTTCACCAAGAGCAGCGTTATTCTTATATTTAGGAATGAACACTGATTCAGGTAGATTTTTATATAACAACACTAGTGCAAGAACACTTGAATTAGCAGCCTTTTTATACAATAATGGTTTAGATGCTGATTTTATTCATTCAAATTTAGCTAAAACATCTTTACAAGATTTACAGTTTCAAGCTTGATTAACTTCAACTCTTAAAACCAGAGATGGGGTAGCATATATTCAAAATTCTTACGCTGATACAATTGCACGTGGTAAAACTCCACA contains:
- a CDS encoding DHH family phosphoesterase, yielding MLIGNSKVAKDAIEKYDSIVIFHHIRPDGDCLGSQHGLAELIKTNYPNKKVYCVGDNVGVLDFMSYNFTNEEDIDYNNSLAIVVDASSGDRIEKAHLLYENRTTAKLRIDHHPNDSDIKYDYLWVDEHYVAAAEMIAMLAYESKWEVTQKASEYVYLGINTDSGRFLYPDTSARTHKLVAFLMENGFHPQNILRELSKRTFKGIKFVGEILSGFKKQGRVLYYEITSEVLAKHNLTSLEAAMYVNELANIEDNSCWALFVQLEDGKVRGRLRSNGPLVNKVAKEYNGGGHDNAAGITVDSWEEVPGVLERLNQEIQTYESEKK
- a CDS encoding DHH family phosphoesterase, which translates into the protein MQIGTLKEAFKVILEHDSIVIFHHIRPDGDCLGSQHGLAELIKTNYPNKKVYCVGDAKGSFSFLNIKMNEYPSDEILANSLAVVVDANYKERIEARELLDKNLFKAVLRIDHHPNEDDLGEETIRWVDSSYVAADEMITHIAKDQNLVVSPRAALFLYLGMNTDSGRFLYNNTSARTLELAAFLYNNGLDADFIHSNLAKTSLQDLQFQAWLTSTLKTRDGVAYIQNSYADTIARGKTPQTSVRPNLIANIEGYPIWVQFTEEETGKIRVEFRSNGPIVRNVAVKWNGGGHERASGCMIDSFDNVEAVIDDCAEEVKRYYQK